TTATAGAAGAGCCAAAGATTGCTGATTCAACGCCCTCTAACTTTCAACTAAATAACAGCGCCTTCATCTGATATCAAAAGACTAATCGTTAGTAAAGGTTGGCATAATAAAATCTAATAAATCTAGAAATCTACTAAAAAGAGTCCGTATTTTCGGACTCTTACTATCACGTTTGTTATTAACATTTAATTTTACTGCTTTTTTAAAACCTTCAGATGTATTCCGTTTTTTTGAACCTTTTCCCTTTTTCCGAACTATTCTATCTGATATTTCTTTAATTTATCATAAAAGCTGGTTTTGCCAATTTCTAAAGCCTTCATTGCCTTTACCCTACTACCTTCATAATGCCTTAAGGCCTCTATAATTGCTTTTTTTTCTGCATCTTCTACGGCCTCCCTTAGAGGAAGGATACTTTTATCTAGTATAGATTGCTGTGTTTTTTGATTGCCTAGCATTAAATGCTTCGACAAAATGGTTTGACTCTCAGTTAAGTTTATTGCTCGTTCTAATATATTTTCTAACTCTCTTACGTTTCCAGGCCAATCATAATCCAACAGCTTGTGTAGCGCTTCTCCTGACATCCTCTTCTGTTGGCACCCCACTCTTGCACAGATTTTTGGAAGTGTAGTGTACACTAAAGGATAGATATCCTGTTTTCTCTCTCTTAAAGGAGGAATCCATATGGGAAATACATTAATCCTATAATATAAATCCTCTCTAAACCCTCCTCGCGCCACTTCCTCCTCTAAATTTTTATTGGTAGCAGCAATAATTCTTATATCCACAGATACTTTTTTGTTTCCCCCTACCCTATAGAAGCTTTTATTTTGTAGAACTTGTAATAATTTTACCTGAAGAGACAAAGGAATTTCCCCAATTTCGTCTAAAAATATAGTACCTCCATCCGCTAACTCGAACATCCCCAGCTTTCCTTCTTTTTTAGCGCCGGTAAAAGCCCCTCCTTCATAACCAAAAAGCTCACTCTCTAACAAATTTTCTGGTATACTTCCTCCATTTACATGAATAAAGGGTTTATTTTTATCGTTGCTGGCTTCATGAATAGCTTTAGCCAATATACTTTTTCCTGTTCCGCTTTCTCCTAAAATTAGAACGGTGGAAGTTGACTTTGATGCTTTGTAGGCCAACTGTTTTACTTGACTTATTTTTCTGCTTTCTCCAACGATTTCAGGAAAGAGTTTCAAAACATTTTCTTTTTCCTTCAGTTGCTCTTCCATCCTCTCCAAATGAAAAAGCGCTTCATCCCTTTCACGAATCACCTTTTTTATCTCCGAAATATCCTCCACCTTTAGTACAGCCCCTACTCTTTTTCCCTCTTGGTTCACTGGTTCCAATGTGCAAATTGTAGAACGGCCATTGATTTCTGTAAACTTTTCTTTATAACTAAGATCTTTCCCCCGCGCTACCTCATAAAAATCTGTAATCGTGCTATTATTGTAATGAATCTCAAAGATACTTCTCCCTATAACATCAAATGTGTCAACATTTTGTCCCTTTCCCCTGAAGGTTTTTCCCATCAGTAGATCATAAAGCCCTTCTCCCCTAGCTGTATAGCCTTTTGTCTGATAAAACTTTACATGTTTCGTTCTTCCATCGACTACTACCATATGACCTATAGCATGGATAAAAGGCAAGGAAAATCCTTGATGATCTACTTCTATCTTAATAAGCTTTTTCATATCATCTATTATTACATGAATATTTTGATCTAAGAAAGTATCCTTTAACTCCATTAATTTAATGTCTTTTATTGATTTGCAATATTTGTATATAGGCTGTATATGAGGATGAGCAATTACCCCTACAGCAATAATAGCACCTCCTTTAACAATATTTTCATCTTTAATGCCTAAAAGATTTAAGTCTTTAGGAGAAAGATTACCGTCATCCTTTCCTAAAGCATTGTCTCCTATAATAACGATATCTCCTTGTTGCACGCTACCAGCAGCGTGGCCTATCCCTTCATGTCCTATGATTCCAAAAATTTCCTTAGCCTTATTATTATAAATTTGTATTTTTCCAAAATGATCTATAAAAATAAATCCTTCTGACATCATGTCGGTAAACTGCTTTATAAATCCACTGTTTTCAAACATTCAAATCATTCCTTTAAAATTATAATGACGCAACTTTCTTTTGTTATTATTAGTCTACACAATAAATGCCTCTTGTCAATGTCAATTATGTATTTCTTACTATCTAAAAATCTTTATACTTTTATTTTATATTATTTATTCCAATATGTTATAATTGACTTTGTTAAATACAATTTTTAGGAGGGGGTTTGTTTGACAATCTTAAAAGCTATTATATTGGGGGTTATTCAGGGATTAACAGAGTTTTTACCTGTCAGCAGTTCTGGGCACTTAGCGGTAGCTCAAAGTTTATTAAAGGTTCCTGAAGATAAAATATTGTTTCTATCCGTCATGCTACATTTTGGTACCTTAATCTCTATTTTCTTTGTATATGCAGGAGATATTCTTGTGATTTGTAAAGAATTTATCTTAATGATTTTTGACTTATTTAGAGGAAAGGGTCTTCGTATTGACAATGAGTATAGAAAATTAGGTGTTTTTATTATCGTAGCTACAATTCCTACAGGTTTCATGGGAATACTTTTAGGAGACATTTTTGAGAGTTTCTTTACTTCTCAATTAATTATCGGTATCTCTCTTATCATCACCGGTACCCTTTTGTGGACAGCAGAAAAAATTCATGTCGGTAAAAGAACAATACGTCAAATGCATTGGTTCGATGCGCTGATAGTAGGAATTTTTCAAGGGCTCGCTATTACTCCAGGGATCTCCCGTTCAGGATCTACAATTGTAGGTTCTTTATTTAGAGGTTTTAATAAGGAGCTAGCCACCAAGTTCGCCTTCTTGATTTCTATTCCTCCTATATTAGGTGCTGCTCTTTTAGAGACAAAAGATGCCTTAACAGTGGGCACTGGCGATATTACTTTTCCCATTGTCTTAGCAGGCATCCTAGCAGCCTTTTTATCAGGAATTTTCGCTATAAGAACGCTTATTGACTTTATTAAGAAGGAAAAACTTTATTACTTTTCTTTCTATACTTGGACAATAGGCAGCATCTTAGTTATCCTTCATTTTATTTATTAAAAACAATACAAGGCCCGACATAAGAATATGTCGGGCCTTGCTCTTATTAAGTTTCTATAGTACATCTCAATGTATACCTATACGCTAATTTTCTATAACTTTTACATTATACTCCTTCATCCAAGCATTGACTTGTATTAAGTATGCCAAAACCTGAGGTCCTGTCATAAGTTGACCAAACCAGGGCTTACCGAAGGCAGCACCACCGGTTTCTACAATCTCCATTACTCTTTTTATATCAATGATATCAAGTAGGGGAGATGTCCTATCCTGTAAAATACTCTTCATCCGCTGCTGTACCATCTTTAAGTAAGCTGGATGATGGGTCTTAGGGTAAGGACTCTTCTTTCTTTCCAGCACTTCATCTGGCAAAATTCCCTTTAGTGCTTTTCTTAATAACCCCTTTTCTTGCCTATTATAATATTTCATTTCCCATGGAACATTCCAAACATACTCTACAAGTCTGTAATCTGCATAGGGAACTCTTACTTCTAAGCTATTTGCCATACTCATACGATCTTTTCTATTCAATAGGGTGATCATAAACCATTTTTGATTAAGATAGAAAAGTTCCCTCATCCTATGGGCTTTTGGGGACTCCCCATCAAGCCTAGGAACTTCTTTAATTGTTTCTTCATATTTCGCTGCCACATAGCTTTCTAAATCTATATGATTGAAGGCTTTGGAAATAATGGTTTTTCTTTCTTTAATAGACTTTGCCCATGGAAAAGTATTAGCAGATATGTCTTCAGCCCTCGTAAACCATGGATAACCTCCAAAGATTTCATCAGCGCACTCCCCTGATAAGGCTACTGTAGCCTTCTTTCTTACTTCACTGCAAAATAGGTAAAGAGAAGAATCAATATCCGCCATACCAGGTAAATCACTGGCCTTTACAGCCTCTTCTAAAGCTTTAAACAGTTGAGGCGTATCTATAACAATATTATGATGTTTCGATCCTATATGGTTTTTCATGATTTGTATATAAACACCATCAGAATTTGGTTGATACTCATTGGCTTTGAAGTATAATGCATTGTCTACATAGTCGATAGAATAAGTATTTAACTGTTCTTTACCATCTCTCCTAAATGCATTTGCTGCTACTGAAGATATGGCACTGGAGTCTACACCACCAGATAAAAAAGTACAAATCGGCACATCTGATACCAACTGTCTTTCTATAGCATCTACAATCAAACTCCTTACATGCTCTACTGTAGTATCGAAATCTTCTTCATGTTCTTTACTTTCTAACTGCCAATATTGTTTTATTTTATATCCTTCATCATTATACAGAAGCCAGTATGCCGGAGGTACTTCATAAATATTTTTATAAACCCCGTTTCCAGGAGATCTTGCAGGTCCTAAACCAAAAATTTCTGCCAGTCCTTCCTCTCCCACAACAGGTTCTACTAAAGGGTGTGCTAGAAGTGCTTTTATTTCTGAGGCAAACATAAAATGGTTACCTATCTTTGTATAAAATAAAGGTTTTACCCCAAGTGGATCTCTTGCCATGAATAAAGCCTTTTTGCTGCTGTCCCAAATGCCAAAAGCGTAAATCCCATTAAATTTTTTTACGCAGTCTACCCCCCACTCTATATAAGAAATTAATAATACCTCTGTATCAGAATAAGCGTGAAAGTGATGCCCCTTTTCCTTTAACTCTTTTCTTAATTCTTCTGTATTATATAGCTCTCCATTATAAATAATCGTATATATTTTATCCCCCAATTGTCTCGTCATAGGCTGGCGTCCACCTTCGGGGTCTACTACAACTAAACGGCGATGGCCTAAAAGAACATTTTTTTCTCTATATACGCCATTATCATCTGGGCCTCTTCTACTTAACTTACTTACCATGGCTTGAATAATGTTATTTTTTTCCATGATGTTTTCCTCTAAATTAATCCACCCAACAATACCACACATAGCCTTCAACTCCTTCAGTTTGTATAAGAATTAGTATTATATATCATCATATGAAAAAAAATAAAAATGATGTTTGTCCTTTTGAAAGTGTGTAGTTAGAGTATTTCAGCAGGCGCTCCAAGTCCCAGCTGAATATTAAAAAGTCTCTTCCTCTTTATATAAAAGAAGAAGAGACTTTTTTCTATATTGCATCTTCTAAGAAATAATCTACAATGCCCTCTAGTGTTATAATTCCTATGGCTTTATTGTCTTCGACAACAGGAATAGCAACAATATTTTTTTCTCTTAGCCTTTTTGCTACATTTAAAATATTTTCGCCTTTTTCAGCTGTAACAACATCTTTTGTCATCACCCAATCTACAGGACAGCTTTCGTAATGTCCTGGATCAATTAAAAAACGATAAATATCTGCCTTCACAATCATGCCTTTAATATTACCCTCATCATCCACCACAGGTGCACCATTGATATTATTATCTACCATAACCTTTAACGCCTTATCAATTCTATCCTGAGGATACACGGTAACCAAGTTTTTCTTCATTATTTTTTCTACAAGCATATTTCATCTCTCCTTTTAACGCTATACATTATATAAGGGACTAATATCTTCTTTCTCTAATTTTCAAATAACTTTAAAGGATATATTCTAGATAACTTTATAAATTCCTGCTTCTACTTTATCCGTTTATAGGTATAACTTGCAAATTAGTTAAACACAATATCTACTCCATTAAAATAATTCCTAATGCATTATACATCTCCCACCCTATGTGGGGATTTTTAGGTAGGTTATTGTCCCTTTGAAATCTATATACGGCCTCCTCCATCATAGGGCCGTACTTTCCGTCTAAGTAATCGGTTTTATAATAACCTAACGCTCGAAGTCTTCTTTGAACCTCCATAACATCAGCACCAAAATCTCCTGGCTTAATGGTTTGAAGTCCATAACCAAAGGGGCCATGCAGCCCATTTGCGATAGCTACTGGCGTACCATGCTTTACGTATTTATACAAATCCTCTACATCCCTATTGTTCATACGAATGCATCCAGCAGAAGCATTATAGCCTATACTATTCGGTTTATTTGTACCGTGTATTCCGAACTTACCCCAGGGTACATTCAGTCCCATCCACCTAGTACCAAATCCTCCTCCCCACCTTGCTTTGTTTATTATTTTCCATGAACCTAAAGGTGAAGGGTTGCCAGGCCTACCACTGGCAATAGGATACTTTTTTATTAGTTCATTCCCATTTAATAGATACAAGGTTTTCTCGGATATGTCCACTAATATTTTCAAATCATCATAGTCAGGGTTTTCTTGAATCATCCTAGCTTCCCACTGGATATATTCATTATAGTACTCCCCAGCATATTTGTCTGATAAAGCCTTAAAGCTCAGTAATCTATTCAACCCCTCTTCCCCATGAAATGCAATAAAACTTCCTACTTTTAACATTATTAGAAGCATAACCACGATTACCATGAATATTTTTTTCCGCACCTTTACTCCCCCCAAACACATAGTACTCTTCTTATAATTTATGAGGCGGAATAAAGAATTATCATTAGATTTGTTATGATAAGGATATCTTTCTATATCTTAAGGGTAGAAGTTCTGTATGACCACTGTTATTTTCGTTCCTGTTTTCACTTATGCTAAGTCTCCATCTAATTCATCCATTACGTCTAAAAAAAGATAATATGCCTTAACTGAAAAATAATCGTGGTGTTAGTAATTATCTAAATTCTTAATTTTGGTAGGTTTTTGTCATAGTCATCAGTCCAAAGTTCAAGAATAGTTAATTATCCCTTTTTTCCTCTCAAAGTCGTGTGCGTTCTTCAAAACTCACTTCTTTGTGTATTTGATGCAGCATCCATTGATAGTCGAAAGCGTCGCTAATATAGCATTTCTCATTATTACGACACATTGATATTACTATATATTTTCCCTGTAACAATATCTCACTTAATTCATTTTCATCATTTATTTGCCTATCTTGCCTTCTCATATGATACTTTTCCAATTGAATTTACCTCCAAACCTTTTCTGATTTATTTCGCAATATTATCCTAGTTCACTCGATGTCAGCTGAATAATCAATTCCTCAGTTGCTGATATGCTTGCCGCAAAACAAACTGTATACATCAAGACAGTTATATTCATATAGGGAATCAATAAAGGGGTTGCTCTAAAGGGCATTCTTCTTGGAAGTTACTCCATGCTTCATTTCTTTATCACAAGAAAGACATTTCATAAAGCTCCTCCCCAAAATATAAGCGATTTTACTTAATTGCATTATCTTTATTTTTGTTTGCATATAGTGCTCCTGTCACACCTTAGAATGACAATGTACAATATCTTCATAGATAGGTCTATAGTACGTTACAATATCAAGCAAGATTCGACCACCATCTTTTAGAATAGAAAAGAAGCATGAGTTGAGAAAATGCAAAAAGCATTGGTAATTCAATTAAAGATTCTACAGCTAAAACCAGAGGAATAAGGGGTCGTTCTGGAAAAGTAGCCACAGCAATCGTTAAAGCTAGTGGTGCATTTCGAGCTAAAATAGTAAAAATCAAACTGGCTCCCTCTTGATAAGAAAGTCTAAAAATTCGTCCTATCAGTTGACCTACAGAAAAGTTAATTATAAAAAATAAGATTACTGGTATAATAAGTCCAATTACCAGGCTTAGATTCTCAATTAAAATGACTCCTTGAGAAGCAAACATTGCCATAATCGCAAACATAAGAAATAAAGATTGAAATACACCTATTCTTCCAAGAGTATTTTGTTCAAACCAACTTTGACCCTTTATGTAGTAAATAATATTTCTCGTTATTACTGCAATAATAAAGGGAAGTAACAATACCCTTAAAAAACTTTCTAGGAAAATATATGGCTGTATCTCTACCACTGTACCAGCAAAAAGGAAAATAGCGACGGGTATTGAAATAAATTGCATAAATAAATTCCATGGCAAAAAGGAGGTAGACAACGCAATACTTCCCCCAGATATTCCTGTAAAAACCAAATACCAATCAGTACAAGGGGTTACCATATCCATAATTAAAGCGATAAAAACATCAGGGGTATTACGGAAAAAAAGAAAACTGAGCCCAAAAGCTAATAAGGGTGTCCATACAAAATTGATAAGAAGACTCAATCTCAATACTTTCGCATTTTTAAATCCTTCTTTTAAGCTTTCAACTGGTGTCTGTAGAAAAATACCAAAAAGCATCATCATAAGAAAAGGAGTAATAAAATATGCTGCTGCTACAGCTACATTACCTATCTGCCCTAATCCAAGACCTACAAACATAGCTATAATCATAAAAAGCCATTGAAATTTTTCAAAAAAGTCCATGTTTTTCACTCCTATCATAATATTAGTATACAACAATAGTACATTAAATTTCTAATAAAAACAATTTAAACATATAGCGTTTTTTGGCAGATGTATCACTAGTGAACTCCTCCAGCTAAAGCTGAACATTGGGGAATCACCAACTTGCCTTGTTTCTATTTTCTGACCTTTACTCCTGCAATCGTCTATGACAATTATGCACATAATTATTTTTAACTCTCTTTTAGTAACTACACGTCCTCTACCGTAATTGCTTCTAAAAAATAATCCTAAATAGAAAATCTAAATATACATCATACCTGATATTTAAAATTCCAAGAAGGTTTTTTAGCCAATTCGTAGAAATAATATAAAGAGATTTATCGTCTGTTTTTTAACAAATTTATTCTGTAGAATGTTTTTACTGACTATTAAAAATTTATTAAAATGTTTTATATTTAGTGAATATCATAATCCATAGAATAAAAGTACTTAGTTACTCTTAGAAATTAAACCTGCATAACCCTAAGCTAGGTAAATATATTTCAGAAGAGTTATATTTATGGGATAAAATATAAAAATGCAATCTAATCAATCATTTGCTGCTGGAGGTGCTTAAAATTGTTAAAGTTGAAGATGAGCTTAAAATTGAAGCTTATTCTTTTAGTTTTACTTGCGCTGATTCCTTTAATTACATTACAGCTAATAAGAATTAGAAATCAGTATAAAGAAAGTATAGAAGAAGAACTAAAAACTAGCATAAATTTTGCAGAAACCATAAACCTAACCTTTATGAACTATCTTGAAGAAAGCTGGGCACAGCAATATGCAATAGGTGTAGCTATACTGTCAAACCCTCAGTGGAGTAGTAGAGAAATTGAAAATTACATAAATAATGTATTCTCAGAAAAAAAAACTTTTAGAAGGTACTCATGGGTTGGTTCTGAAGGTATTGTTCTTGCAAGCTCTAGTGATGCCTTAAATGGCGTAAATGTGCAAGAAATGGAGTTTTATACAGATATTATCAGTGGAAAAGAGCGAGTAGTCTCAAACTTAGGGAAAAGCATTTTAGATGATGATCTGGTCATCCACATATCCAGAGGTATTTATGTTGAAGATGAGCTAAAGGGAATTTTAGTTGGTATCATGGATATAGATAAATTCAGTAGTATTTTTAACTTTCAATACGTTGGTGCGTCATCCGGGTTTGGACTAATTGATACTACAGGGAGGATCGTCTATAGTCACAAACATCCTAATATACCTTTTCATCAGAGAAAGATTAACAACGATTCCCCATCACTTAAAGCGCTTCAAGGAGAAATTGTAACCTATGATACTGCCCCTTCTCAGTTCGATGGAACAAATCGTTTAGGCGTAGCCTACCCTATGGAAAAAATTGGATGGGCAAGCTACTATAATGTGCCAACAAATGAAGTGATAGGCAAGTTGTTAAAAAGCGCTAAAAGAGATATCGTCATTCTCCTTCTGACATCTATCATATCACTTTTATTAGCTACTATGTTAGGTAATAGATATGCTGCCTCCATAATAAAATTAAAAGATGCCGCTGATGAGATTTCTAAGGGCAATCTTAAAATAAAGACAAAGCTTACTGGGAAAGATGAGATGGCTGCAACTAGTGAAGCATTTAACCGCATGACAGAAGAAATCAACCATCAAATCTCTCAAAGAGATGAGATTGCTAGGCTAAAAACTCAGTTCTTTTCAACAGTATCTCATGAACTAAAAACTCCAATTAATATTATTCTAGGAGCTATTCAGCTTATGGAAAGCATGGATGATTTTAATAAAGCATCTATATATAAATACATTAACATGCAGAAACAGAATAGCTACAGACTTCTAAGATTAATAAATAATCTTATAGATATAAGCAAAATTGAAGGGAATCAATTTGTAATTAATCCAGTAAATTGTGATATAGTGAGATTGACAGAGGATATAACACTATCTGTTGTAGAATACACAAAGCTTAAAAATATTGAACTGATATTTGATACTGATGTTGAAGAAAAAATAATGGCTGTTGACCCTGATAAAATCGAAAGGATAGTTTTAAACCTTGTCTCAAATGCCATTAAGTTTACCCAAGCTGGAGGAAAAATAGAGGTGAACCTACGTGACAAAGAGGCTCACATAGAAATCTCTGTTAAAGATACTGGGATAGGAATTCCCGAAGATATGCAGCAATTGATTTTCCAATATTTCACTCAGGTTGATAGTTCCCTGCGTAGAAAAACTGAAGGAAGTGGAATTGGTCTGTCTCTTGTAAAATCACTTATAGATATGCATGGAGGAAGTATTAAGGTAAATAGTATGTTAGGAGAAGGTAGTGAGTTTATTATAGATTTGCCTGTAGTTTTAATAGATTCCGTTACTCAAGGTTCAAATGAAACGACTTTTGCCAATGTAGAAAGAATCAACATTGAATTCTCAGATATTTATCTATAAATATCTTTACTTAAAATAATAGTATTGATGTTTATAATATAATACTTTTAGGGGAGCCATTTTAAGACTCCCTTATGTTTATTCGTATTTACTTTCCTGTATTTCTTTAGTTGTTTAATTCCTATCTTTCTTTAACAATGAAAAAATATACTCATCCCAAAATTTATTTTTATAATACCCCCGCTCCCTTAAAATCCCCTCTTTCTGAAAACCTAGCTTTTCAAGAAGGTTGGCTGACCCTCGATTTTCTAGCATGACATATGCTTCTATACGATTTAAGCTTAAAATATTAAAGCCATAATCAATTATACAGTTTAACGCTTCTGCCATAAATCCTTGTCCCCAGTACTGACTTCCTAGTTCATAGCCAATTTCTCCTATA
The sequence above is drawn from the Clostridium formicaceticum genome and encodes:
- a CDS encoding undecaprenyl-diphosphate phosphatase, translated to MTILKAIILGVIQGLTEFLPVSSSGHLAVAQSLLKVPEDKILFLSVMLHFGTLISIFFVYAGDILVICKEFILMIFDLFRGKGLRIDNEYRKLGVFIIVATIPTGFMGILLGDIFESFFTSQLIIGISLIITGTLLWTAEKIHVGKRTIRQMHWFDALIVGIFQGLAITPGISRSGSTIVGSLFRGFNKELATKFAFLISIPPILGAALLETKDALTVGTGDITFPIVLAGILAAFLSGIFAIRTLIDFIKKEKLYYFSFYTWTIGSILVILHFIY
- the asnB gene encoding asparagine synthase (glutamine-hydrolyzing); translated protein: MCGIVGWINLEENIMEKNNIIQAMVSKLSRRGPDDNGVYREKNVLLGHRRLVVVDPEGGRQPMTRQLGDKIYTIIYNGELYNTEELRKELKEKGHHFHAYSDTEVLLISYIEWGVDCVKKFNGIYAFGIWDSSKKALFMARDPLGVKPLFYTKIGNHFMFASEIKALLAHPLVEPVVGEEGLAEIFGLGPARSPGNGVYKNIYEVPPAYWLLYNDEGYKIKQYWQLESKEHEEDFDTTVEHVRSLIVDAIERQLVSDVPICTFLSGGVDSSAISSVAANAFRRDGKEQLNTYSIDYVDNALYFKANEYQPNSDGVYIQIMKNHIGSKHHNIVIDTPQLFKALEEAVKASDLPGMADIDSSLYLFCSEVRKKATVALSGECADEIFGGYPWFTRAEDISANTFPWAKSIKERKTIISKAFNHIDLESYVAAKYEETIKEVPRLDGESPKAHRMRELFYLNQKWFMITLLNRKDRMSMANSLEVRVPYADYRLVEYVWNVPWEMKYYNRQEKGLLRKALKGILPDEVLERKKSPYPKTHHPAYLKMVQQRMKSILQDRTSPLLDIIDIKRVMEIVETGGAAFGKPWFGQLMTGPQVLAYLIQVNAWMKEYNVKVIEN
- a CDS encoding arsenic resistance protein; protein product: MDFFEKFQWLFMIIAMFVGLGLGQIGNVAVAAAYFITPFLMMMLFGIFLQTPVESLKEGFKNAKVLRLSLLINFVWTPLLAFGLSFLFFRNTPDVFIALIMDMVTPCTDWYLVFTGISGGSIALSTSFLPWNLFMQFISIPVAIFLFAGTVVEIQPYIFLESFLRVLLLPFIIAVITRNIIYYIKGQSWFEQNTLGRIGVFQSLFLMFAIMAMFASQGVILIENLSLVIGLIIPVILFFIINFSVGQLIGRIFRLSYQEGASLIFTILARNAPLALTIAVATFPERPLIPLVLAVESLIELPMLFAFSQLMLLFYSKRWWSNLA
- a CDS encoding sigma-54 interaction domain-containing protein, coding for MFENSGFIKQFTDMMSEGFIFIDHFGKIQIYNNKAKEIFGIIGHEGIGHAAGSVQQGDIVIIGDNALGKDDGNLSPKDLNLLGIKDENIVKGGAIIAVGVIAHPHIQPIYKYCKSIKDIKLMELKDTFLDQNIHVIIDDMKKLIKIEVDHQGFSLPFIHAIGHMVVVDGRTKHVKFYQTKGYTARGEGLYDLLMGKTFRGKGQNVDTFDVIGRSIFEIHYNNSTITDFYEVARGKDLSYKEKFTEINGRSTICTLEPVNQEGKRVGAVLKVEDISEIKKVIRERDEALFHLERMEEQLKEKENVLKLFPEIVGESRKISQVKQLAYKASKSTSTVLILGESGTGKSILAKAIHEASNDKNKPFIHVNGGSIPENLLESELFGYEGGAFTGAKKEGKLGMFELADGGTIFLDEIGEIPLSLQVKLLQVLQNKSFYRVGGNKKVSVDIRIIAATNKNLEEEVARGGFREDLYYRINVFPIWIPPLRERKQDIYPLVYTTLPKICARVGCQQKRMSGEALHKLLDYDWPGNVRELENILERAINLTESQTILSKHLMLGNQKTQQSILDKSILPLREAVEDAEKKAIIEALRHYEGSRVKAMKALEIGKTSFYDKLKKYQIE
- a CDS encoding L,D-transpeptidase family protein — encoded protein: MRKKIFMVIVVMLLIMLKVGSFIAFHGEEGLNRLLSFKALSDKYAGEYYNEYIQWEARMIQENPDYDDLKILVDISEKTLYLLNGNELIKKYPIASGRPGNPSPLGSWKIINKARWGGGFGTRWMGLNVPWGKFGIHGTNKPNSIGYNASAGCIRMNNRDVEDLYKYVKHGTPVAIANGLHGPFGYGLQTIKPGDFGADVMEVQRRLRALGYYKTDYLDGKYGPMMEEAVYRFQRDNNLPKNPHIGWEMYNALGIILME
- a CDS encoding CBS domain-containing protein, with the translated sequence MLVEKIMKKNLVTVYPQDRIDKALKVMVDNNINGAPVVDDEGNIKGMIVKADIYRFLIDPGHYESCPVDWVMTKDVVTAEKGENILNVAKRLREKNIVAIPVVEDNKAIGIITLEGIVDYFLEDAI
- a CDS encoding sensor histidine kinase; translation: MLKLKMSLKLKLILLVLLALIPLITLQLIRIRNQYKESIEEELKTSINFAETINLTFMNYLEESWAQQYAIGVAILSNPQWSSREIENYINNVFSEKKTFRRYSWVGSEGIVLASSSDALNGVNVQEMEFYTDIISGKERVVSNLGKSILDDDLVIHISRGIYVEDELKGILVGIMDIDKFSSIFNFQYVGASSGFGLIDTTGRIVYSHKHPNIPFHQRKINNDSPSLKALQGEIVTYDTAPSQFDGTNRLGVAYPMEKIGWASYYNVPTNEVIGKLLKSAKRDIVILLLTSIISLLLATMLGNRYAASIIKLKDAADEISKGNLKIKTKLTGKDEMAATSEAFNRMTEEINHQISQRDEIARLKTQFFSTVSHELKTPINIILGAIQLMESMDDFNKASIYKYINMQKQNSYRLLRLINNLIDISKIEGNQFVINPVNCDIVRLTEDITLSVVEYTKLKNIELIFDTDVEEKIMAVDPDKIERIVLNLVSNAIKFTQAGGKIEVNLRDKEAHIEISVKDTGIGIPEDMQQLIFQYFTQVDSSLRRKTEGSGIGLSLVKSLIDMHGGSIKVNSMLGEGSEFIIDLPVVLIDSVTQGSNETTFANVERINIEFSDIYL